The following are encoded together in the Brassica napus cultivar Da-Ae chromosome A9, Da-Ae, whole genome shotgun sequence genome:
- the LOC106367679 gene encoding chlorophyll synthase, chloroplastic-like isoform X2, giving the protein MTSILHSVSSILPSRVNSAERLGVLSLRNPVEFTRRRHGRRLVVRAAETDTDKVKSQVPDKAPAGGGGSSINQLLGIKGAAQETNKWKIRLQLTKPVTWPPLVWGVVCGAAASGNFHWTPEDVAKSILCMLMSGPCLTGYTQTINDWYDRDIDAINEPYRPIPSGAISEQEVITQVWVLLLGGLGIAGTLDVWAGHTTPTLFYLALGGSLLSYIYSAPPLKLKQNGWVGNFALGASYISLPWWAGQALFGTLTPDVVVLTLLYSIAGLGIAIVNDFKSVEGDRAMGLQSLPVAFGTEAAKWICVGAIDVTQLSVAGYLLASGKPYYALALLALIIPQIVFQVKTYYSVISKLSYILVTRLIITYSSSNFSLNTFSRTLSNTTSSTRLAHSRSWCLAYSLRH; this is encoded by the exons ATGACTTCCATTCTCCACTCCGTCTCCTCCATCCTCCCCTCCCGAGTTAACTCCGCCGAACGTCTGGGGGTTCTCTCCCTCCGGAATCCCGTCGAGTTCACTCGTCGACGCCACG GGCGGAGATTGGTTGTGCGTGCTGCGGAGACTGATACTGATAAAG TTAAATCTCAGGTACCGGACAAGGCACCAGCCGGTGGTGGTGGTTCGAGCATTAACCAGCTTCTTGGTATCAAAGGAGCCGCTCAAGAGACT AATAAATGGAAGATTCGTCTACAACTTACAAAGCCAGTCACTTGGCCTCCATTAGTTTGGGGAGTGGTCTGTGGTGCTGCTGCTTCAG GGAACTTCCACTGGACTCCAGAGGATGTTGCTAAGTCGATTCTTTGCATGTTGATGTCTGGCCCGTGTCTAACTGGCTATACACAG ACAATCAACGACTGGTATGATCGAGATATTGATGCAATTAACGAGCCGTATCGTCCAATTCCATCTGGAGCAATATCAGAGCAAGAG GTTATTACACAAGTCTGGGTGCTGTTACTGGGAGGTCTTGGGATTGCTGGAACTTTAGATGTGTGG GCCGGGCATACAACTCCCACTTTGTTCTATCTTGCTTTGGGAGGATCCTTGCTCTCTTATATATACTCTGCTCCACCTTTGAAG CTAAAACAAAATGGATGGGTTGGAAACTTTGCACTGGGAGCAAGCTACATCAGTTTACCATG GTGGGCTGGACAAGCATTGTTTGGCACTCTTACACCAGACGTTGTCGTTCTAACACTCTTGTACAGCATAGCTGGG TTGGGAATAGCCATTGTTAATGACTTCAAAAGTGTTGAAGGAGACAGAGCAATGGGCCTTCAGTCTCTCCCTGTAGCTTTTGGCACTGAAGCTGCAAAATGGATTTGCGTTGGTGCGATAGACGTTACTCAGCTCTCTGTTGCCG GATACCTATTAGCATCTGGCAAACCTTATTATGCGTTGGCGTTGCTTGCTTTGATCATTCCACAGATTGTGTTCCAGGTAAAGACATATTACAGTGTCATATCCAAACTCAGCTACATTCTTGTCACTCGTTTGATTATTACTTACTCTTCTTCAAACTTCAGTTTAAATACTTTCTCAAGGACCCTGTCAAATACGACGTCAAGTACCAG GCTAGCGCACAGCCGTTCTTGGTGCTTGGCATATTCGTTACGGCATTAG
- the LOC106367679 gene encoding chlorophyll synthase, chloroplastic-like isoform X4 produces MTSILHSVSSILPSRVNSAERLGVLSLRNPVEFTRRRHGRRLVVRAAETDTDKVKSQVPDKAPAGGGGSSINQLLGIKGAAQETNKWKIRLQLTKPVTWPPLVWGVVCGAAASGNFHWTPEDVAKSILCMLMSGPCLTGYTQTINDWYDRDIDAINEPYRPIPSGAISEQEVITQVWVLLLGGLGIAGTLDVWAGHTTPTLFYLALGGSLLSYIYSAPPLKLKQNGWVGNFALGASYISLPWWAGQALFGTLTPDVVVLTLLYSIAGLGIAIVNDFKSVEGDRAMGLQSLPVAFGTEAAKWICVGAIDVTQLSVAGYLLASGKPYYALALLALIIPQIVFQFKYFLKDPVKYDVKYQASAQPFLVLGIFVTALASSH; encoded by the exons ATGACTTCCATTCTCCACTCCGTCTCCTCCATCCTCCCCTCCCGAGTTAACTCCGCCGAACGTCTGGGGGTTCTCTCCCTCCGGAATCCCGTCGAGTTCACTCGTCGACGCCACG GGCGGAGATTGGTTGTGCGTGCTGCGGAGACTGATACTGATAAAG TTAAATCTCAGGTACCGGACAAGGCACCAGCCGGTGGTGGTGGTTCGAGCATTAACCAGCTTCTTGGTATCAAAGGAGCCGCTCAAGAGACT AATAAATGGAAGATTCGTCTACAACTTACAAAGCCAGTCACTTGGCCTCCATTAGTTTGGGGAGTGGTCTGTGGTGCTGCTGCTTCAG GGAACTTCCACTGGACTCCAGAGGATGTTGCTAAGTCGATTCTTTGCATGTTGATGTCTGGCCCGTGTCTAACTGGCTATACACAG ACAATCAACGACTGGTATGATCGAGATATTGATGCAATTAACGAGCCGTATCGTCCAATTCCATCTGGAGCAATATCAGAGCAAGAG GTTATTACACAAGTCTGGGTGCTGTTACTGGGAGGTCTTGGGATTGCTGGAACTTTAGATGTGTGG GCCGGGCATACAACTCCCACTTTGTTCTATCTTGCTTTGGGAGGATCCTTGCTCTCTTATATATACTCTGCTCCACCTTTGAAG CTAAAACAAAATGGATGGGTTGGAAACTTTGCACTGGGAGCAAGCTACATCAGTTTACCATG GTGGGCTGGACAAGCATTGTTTGGCACTCTTACACCAGACGTTGTCGTTCTAACACTCTTGTACAGCATAGCTGGG TTGGGAATAGCCATTGTTAATGACTTCAAAAGTGTTGAAGGAGACAGAGCAATGGGCCTTCAGTCTCTCCCTGTAGCTTTTGGCACTGAAGCTGCAAAATGGATTTGCGTTGGTGCGATAGACGTTACTCAGCTCTCTGTTGCCG GATACCTATTAGCATCTGGCAAACCTTATTATGCGTTGGCGTTGCTTGCTTTGATCATTCCACAGATTGTGTTCCAG TTTAAATACTTTCTCAAGGACCCTGTCAAATACGACGTCAAGTACCAG GCTAGCGCACAGCCGTTCTTGGTGCTTGGCATATTCGTTACGGCATTAGCATCAAGTCACTGA
- the LOC106402867 gene encoding BAG family molecular chaperone regulator 4 gives MMNNSTDDSEWEVRPGGMLVQRRDDSPSSSDPQHPAVFVQTIKINVSHGSSHHDLPVSANATFGDVKKALVQKTGLEAADLKILFRGVEKDDAEQLQASGVKDGSKVVLVEEPNKRVEQPPVMTEEMAKSVAAVKAVSGEIDKLSDKVVALEVSVNGGTKVAVEEFDMTAELLMRQLLKLDGIEAEGEARVLRKAEVRRVQKLQEAVDTLKGRCSNPFVDQSKAAAVSTEWETFGNGVGSLNPPPPASPSANVTQDWEKFD, from the exons ATGATGAATAACTCAACCGACGATTCGGAGTGGGAAGTCAGACCTGGTGGTATGCTCGTCCAACGAAGAGACGACTCTCCCTCCTCCTCCGACCCTCAACATCCCGCCGTTTTCGTTCAGACCATCAAGATCAACGTCTCCCATGGCTCCTCGCACCACGATCTTCCCGTTTCTGCTAACGCCACTTTCG GGGATGTGAAGAAAGCCCTTGTCCAGAAAACTGGATTAGAGGCTGCTGATCTGAAGATCTTGTTCAGGGGAGTTGAGAAAGATGATGCTGAGCAACTGCAAGCTTCTGGTGTTAAGGATGGGTCTAAGGTTGTCCTTGTGGAGGAACCTAATAAGAGAGTTGAACAGCCTCCAGTGATGACTGaagagatggctaagtctgttgcTGCAGTTAAAGCTGTCTCTGGAGAGATCGATAAGCTCTCGGATAAA gttgTTGCTTTGGAAGTTTCTGTTAATGGAGGGACGAAAGTTGCGGTGGAGGAGTTTGACATGACTGCTGAGCTTCTCATGAGGCAGTTGCTTAAATTGGATGGTATAGAGGCAGAAGGAGAAGCTAGAGTATTGCGAAAGGCAGAG GTTCGTAGAGTGCAAAAGTTGCAGGAAGCTGTGGATACGTTGAAGGGGAGATGTTCAAACCCATTTGTGGATCAGAGCAAAGCTGCAGCCGTAAGCACTGAGTGGGAAACATTCGGAAACGGTGTTGGAAGTTTGAACCCTCCTCCTCCAGCTTCTCCTTCTGCTAATGTAACTCAAGACTGGGAGAAATTTGACTGa
- the LOC106367680 gene encoding acyl-coenzyme A oxidase 4, peroxisomal: MTVLSSTDRDEAEKKVKSSYFDLPAMDVSVAFPQATPASKFPPCTSDYYHFNELLTPEEQAVRKRVREFMEKEVAPIMTEYWEKAEFPFHIIPKLGALGVVGGSIKGYGCPGLSITANAIATAEISRVDASCGTFNLVHTSLGMLTIALCGSEEQKHKYLPSLAQLKTVTCWALTEPDNGSDASALQTTATKVEGGWVLTGQKRWIGNSTFADLLIILARNTTTNQVNGFIVKKDAPGLTVTKIPNKIGLRIVQNGDILLQNVFVPDEERLPGLNSFQDTSKVLAVSRVMVAWQPIGVSMGVYDMCHRYLKERKQFGAPLAAFQINQQKLVKMLGNVQAMFLMGWRLCKLYESGQMTPGQASLGKAWISSKARETASLGRELLGGNGIVGDFLVAKAFCDLEPIYTYEGTYDINTLVTAREVTGIASFKPAASRSRSRL, encoded by the exons ATGACTGTGCTATCATCTACAGATCGAG ATGAGGCtgagaagaaggtgaagagttCGTATTTTGATTTGCCGGCTATGGACGTATCTGTGGCATTTCCTCAAGCAACTCCAGCTTCTAAGTTCCCACCGTGCA CTTCAGACTATTATCATTTCAATGAACTGTTGACTCCGGAGGAGCAGGCTGTGCGGAAGAGAGTGAGGGAGTTCATGGAGAAAGAAGTTGCTCCGATTATGACAGAG TACTGGGAGAAGGCAGAGTTTCCATTCCATATCATTCCAAAGCTTGGAGCTTTAGGTGTTGTTGGTGGCTCTATTAAG GGTTATGGCTGTCCTGGCCTCTCCATCACAGCCAACGCCATTGCAACAGCAGAGATATCTAGAGTTGATGCAAGCTGTGGGACTTTTAATTTGGTGCATACCTCTTTGGGCATGCTCACTATTG CACTTTGTGGATCAGAAGAACAGAAGCACAAGTATTTGCCTTCTTTGGCTCAGCTGAAAACTGTGACTTGTTGG GCTTTGACAGAACCTGACAATGGAAGTGATGCAAGTGCTCTACAAACAACTGCCACAAAG GTCGAAGGAGGTTGGGTACTTACGGGGCAAAAGCGTTGGATCGGTAACAGCACCTTTGCAGATCTGTTGATCATCCTTGCTAGGAATACGACAACGAACCAAGTGAATGG ATTCATAGTCAAGAAAGATGCGCCTGGTTTAACAGTTACTAAGATCCCGAATAAAATAGGATTACGTATTGTtcaaaatggagatattctactACAGAATGTCTTTGTTCCTGATGAGGAGCGGTTACCTGGGCTAAATTCTTTTCAAGACACAAGCAAG GTCCTGGCTGTGTCACGTGTAATGGTGGCTTGGCAACCAATTGGTGTATCAATGGGAGTCTACGATATGTGTCACAG GTATCTTAAGGAGAGGAAACAGTTTGGAGCACCGTTGGCTGCATTCCAGATAAACCAACAGAAGCTTGTGAAGATGCTGGGTAATGTTCAAGCGATGTTTCTGATGGGTTGGCGCCTCTGCAAGCTATATGAGTCGGGTCAGATGACTCCTGGTCAAGCCAGTTTAGGAAAG GCATGGATTTCATCGAAGGCAAGGGAAACTGCTTCGTTAGGCCGAGAATTACTCGGTGGGAATGGAATCGTAGGTGATTTTCTGGTGGCAAAG GCTTTCTGTGACCTGGAACCGATTTATACATACGAAGGGACGTACGATATAAACACCTTAGTGACGGCGAGGGAAGTAACGGGGATCGCGAGTTTCAAACCTGCTGCTTCACGGAGCCGTAGCCGTCTTTAA
- the LOC106367677 gene encoding cytochrome c-type biogenesis protein CcmE homolog, mitochondrial gives MAARFLLRRSSQILRSIPKHPQIFESPKPILHSLTTASPDLSRISSPTLLRSLSTLRRGPTRPKKIDIGAKARQMQNRRLWTYALTFSCIAGFVVIVLNQFQDQLVFYLTPSDAMEKFAANPTKNKFRLGGLVLEGSVAQPAASQEMEFVITDLITDILVRYKGSLPDLFREGHSVVVEGFIKPFSDEVRKEVSTKPVSGKARGLDCFFSATEVLAKHDEKYMPQEVAAAIEKNKKIIEANHASEEAAKVAS, from the coding sequence ATGGCGGCTAGATTCTTGCTCCGTCGGAGTTCTCAGATCCTCCGATCTATCCCAAAGCATCCTCAAATCTTCGAATCTCCTAAACCAATACTCCACTCGTTGACCACCGCCTCACCAGATCTCTCGCGAATCTCTTCCCCCACCCTCCTCCGATCTCTCTCCACCCTCCGCCGCGGCCCAACCCGGCCCAAGAAGATCGACATAGGAGCCAAGGCCCGTCAGATGCAGAACCGCCGCCTCTGGACCTACGCGCTAACCTTCAGCTGCATCGCGGGCTTCGTGGTGATCGTCCTCAACCAGTTCCAAGACCAGCTCGTCTTCTACCTAACCCCCTCCGACGCCATGGAGAAATTCGCGGCGAATCCGacgaagaacaagttcaggctCGGAGGCCTCGTCCTCGAAGGCAGCGTCGCGCAGCCCGCGGCGTCTCAGGAGATGGAGTTCGTGATCACGGATCTGATCACGGATATTCTGGTGAGGTACAAAGGCTCGTTGCCTGATCTGTTCAGGGAAGGCCACTCTGTTGTGGTGGAAGGTTTTATCAAGCCGTTTAGTGATGAGGTGAGGAAGGAGGTGTCGACGAAGCCTGTCTCCGGGAAGGCGAGGGGGCTTGATTGTTTCTTCTCGGCCACGGAGGTTTTGGCTAAGCATGATGAGAAGTATATGCCTCAGGAGGTTGCGGCGGCGATtgagaagaataagaagatTATTGAAGCTAATCACGCGAGTGAAGAAGCTGCTAAGGTTGCTTCTTAG
- the LOC106367679 gene encoding chlorophyll synthase, chloroplastic-like isoform X3: MTSILHSVSSILPSRVNSAERLGVLSLRNPVEFTRRRHGRSTPDFETSGRRLVVRAAETDTDKVKSQVPDKAPAGGGGSSINQLLGIKGAAQETNKWKIRLQLTKPVTWPPLVWGVVCGAAASGNFHWTPEDVAKSILCMLMSGPCLTGYTQTINDWYDRDIDAINEPYRPIPSGAISEQEVITQVWVLLLGGLGIAGTLDVWAGHTTPTLFYLALGGSLLSYIYSAPPLKLKQNGWVGNFALGASYISLPWWAGQALFGTLTPDVVVLTLLYSIAGLGIAIVNDFKSVEGDRAMGLQSLPVAFGTEAAKWICVGAIDVTQLSVAGYLLASGKPYYALALLALIIPQIVFQFKYFLKDPVKYDVKYQASAQPFLVLGIFVTALASSH; encoded by the exons ATGACTTCCATTCTCCACTCCGTCTCCTCCATCCTCCCCTCCCGAGTTAACTCCGCCGAACGTCTGGGGGTTCTCTCCCTCCGGAATCCCGTCGAGTTCACTCGTCGACGCCACGGTAGGTCTACGCCAGACTTCGAAACTTCTG GGCGGAGATTGGTTGTGCGTGCTGCGGAGACTGATACTGATAAAG TTAAATCTCAGGTACCGGACAAGGCACCAGCCGGTGGTGGTGGTTCGAGCATTAACCAGCTTCTTGGTATCAAAGGAGCCGCTCAAGAGACT AATAAATGGAAGATTCGTCTACAACTTACAAAGCCAGTCACTTGGCCTCCATTAGTTTGGGGAGTGGTCTGTGGTGCTGCTGCTTCAG GGAACTTCCACTGGACTCCAGAGGATGTTGCTAAGTCGATTCTTTGCATGTTGATGTCTGGCCCGTGTCTAACTGGCTATACACAG ACAATCAACGACTGGTATGATCGAGATATTGATGCAATTAACGAGCCGTATCGTCCAATTCCATCTGGAGCAATATCAGAGCAAGAG GTTATTACACAAGTCTGGGTGCTGTTACTGGGAGGTCTTGGGATTGCTGGAACTTTAGATGTGTGG GCCGGGCATACAACTCCCACTTTGTTCTATCTTGCTTTGGGAGGATCCTTGCTCTCTTATATATACTCTGCTCCACCTTTGAAG CTAAAACAAAATGGATGGGTTGGAAACTTTGCACTGGGAGCAAGCTACATCAGTTTACCATG GTGGGCTGGACAAGCATTGTTTGGCACTCTTACACCAGACGTTGTCGTTCTAACACTCTTGTACAGCATAGCTGGG TTGGGAATAGCCATTGTTAATGACTTCAAAAGTGTTGAAGGAGACAGAGCAATGGGCCTTCAGTCTCTCCCTGTAGCTTTTGGCACTGAAGCTGCAAAATGGATTTGCGTTGGTGCGATAGACGTTACTCAGCTCTCTGTTGCCG GATACCTATTAGCATCTGGCAAACCTTATTATGCGTTGGCGTTGCTTGCTTTGATCATTCCACAGATTGTGTTCCAG TTTAAATACTTTCTCAAGGACCCTGTCAAATACGACGTCAAGTACCAG GCTAGCGCACAGCCGTTCTTGGTGCTTGGCATATTCGTTACGGCATTAGCATCAAGTCACTGA
- the LOC106367678 gene encoding ERBB-3 BINDING PROTEIN 1 isoform X1, with protein sequence MSSDDERDEKELDLTSPEVVTKYKSAAEIVNKALQVVLAECKPKAKIVDICEKGDAFIKEQAGSMYKNAKKKIDRGVAFPTCVSVNNTVGHFSPLASDETLLEEGDMVKIDMGCHIDGFIALVAHTHVIQEGPVTGRKADVIAAANTAAEVALRLVRPGKKNHAVTEAIQKVAEAYDCKIVEGVISHQMKQNVIDASKSFLSVSTPETRVDDAEFEENEVYAIDIVASTGDGKPKLIDEKQTTVYKKDAAVNYQLKMKASRFIISEIKEKFPHMPFTARSLEEKRARLGLVECVNHGHLQPYPVLYEKPGDFVAQIKFTVLLMPNGSDRITSHALQELQPTKTVDDPEIKGWLALGIKKKKGGGKKKKAAKKAGEASTEAEPMEASSTAQE encoded by the exons ATGAGTTCAGACGATGAGAGAGACGAGAAGGAGCTGGATCTCACCTCCCCTGAAGTCGTCACCAAGTACAAGAGCGCCGCTGAGATTGTCAACA AGGCGTTACAGGTGGTCTTAGCTGAATGCAAGCCAAAAGCAAAGATTGTCGATATCTGCGAGAAAGGAGACGCCTTTATCAAAGA gcaagcAGGGAGCATGTACAAGAATGCCAAGAAGAAGATTGATCGAGGCGTCGCGTTTCCCACATGTGTTTCCGTTAACAACACTGTTGGTCATTTCTCTCCCCTCGCCAGCGACGAGACTTTGTTGGAAGAGGGCGATATGGTCAAAAT TGATATGGGATGCCATATTGATGGGTTCATTGCACTTGTTGCACACACACATGTTATCCAAGAAGGACCTGTTACTGGACGCAAAGCTGATGTTATTGCAGCTGCTAATACTGCCGCTGAAGTTGCCTTGAGGCTCGTACGTCCTGGGAAGAAG AACCATGCTGTCACTGAAGCTATTCAGAAGGTGGCTGAAGCTTATGACTGCAAAATTGTGGAAGGGGTTATTTCCCACCAGATGAAACAAAACGTGATAGATGCAAGCAAGAGTTTCCTAAGTGTATCCACTCCAGAAACGAGGGTTGACGATGCTGAGTTTGAGGAGAATGAAGTCTATGCAATAGATATTGTGGCAAGCACTGGTGATGGCAAG CCAAAGCTTATAGACGAGAAGCAAACAACTGTTTACAAGAAGGATGCGGCTGTTAACTATCAGTTGAAGATGAAGGCCTCCAGATTCATAATCAGCGAGATTAAAGAGAAGTTCCCCCATATGCCATTCACTGCAAG ATCACTTGAGGAGAAGAGGGCACGTCTTGGACTTGTGGAGTGTGTGAACCATGGTCATCTACAGCCATATCCTGTTCTTTACGAGAAGCCTG GTGATTTTGTTGCCCAGATTAAATTCACAGTTTTACTGATGCCAAATGGATCAGACAGGATCACTTCACATGCACTTCAAGAGCTTCAACCTACGAAAACCGTCGATGACCCTGAGATCAAAGGGTGGTTAGCCTTGggtatcaagaagaagaagggtggtggaaagaagaagaaag CAGCGAAGAAGGCAGGAGAGGCCTCAACTGAGGCTGAGCCAATGGAAGCAAGTAGCACTGCTCAAGAATGA
- the LOC106367679 gene encoding chlorophyll synthase, chloroplastic-like isoform X1 → MTSILHSVSSILPSRVNSAERLGVLSLRNPVEFTRRRHGRSTPDFETSGRRLVVRAAETDTDKVKSQVPDKAPAGGGGSSINQLLGIKGAAQETNKWKIRLQLTKPVTWPPLVWGVVCGAAASGNFHWTPEDVAKSILCMLMSGPCLTGYTQTINDWYDRDIDAINEPYRPIPSGAISEQEVITQVWVLLLGGLGIAGTLDVWAGHTTPTLFYLALGGSLLSYIYSAPPLKLKQNGWVGNFALGASYISLPWWAGQALFGTLTPDVVVLTLLYSIAGLGIAIVNDFKSVEGDRAMGLQSLPVAFGTEAAKWICVGAIDVTQLSVAGYLLASGKPYYALALLALIIPQIVFQVKTYYSVISKLSYILVTRLIITYSSSNFSLNTFSRTLSNTTSSTRLAHSRSWCLAYSLRH, encoded by the exons ATGACTTCCATTCTCCACTCCGTCTCCTCCATCCTCCCCTCCCGAGTTAACTCCGCCGAACGTCTGGGGGTTCTCTCCCTCCGGAATCCCGTCGAGTTCACTCGTCGACGCCACGGTAGGTCTACGCCAGACTTCGAAACTTCTG GGCGGAGATTGGTTGTGCGTGCTGCGGAGACTGATACTGATAAAG TTAAATCTCAGGTACCGGACAAGGCACCAGCCGGTGGTGGTGGTTCGAGCATTAACCAGCTTCTTGGTATCAAAGGAGCCGCTCAAGAGACT AATAAATGGAAGATTCGTCTACAACTTACAAAGCCAGTCACTTGGCCTCCATTAGTTTGGGGAGTGGTCTGTGGTGCTGCTGCTTCAG GGAACTTCCACTGGACTCCAGAGGATGTTGCTAAGTCGATTCTTTGCATGTTGATGTCTGGCCCGTGTCTAACTGGCTATACACAG ACAATCAACGACTGGTATGATCGAGATATTGATGCAATTAACGAGCCGTATCGTCCAATTCCATCTGGAGCAATATCAGAGCAAGAG GTTATTACACAAGTCTGGGTGCTGTTACTGGGAGGTCTTGGGATTGCTGGAACTTTAGATGTGTGG GCCGGGCATACAACTCCCACTTTGTTCTATCTTGCTTTGGGAGGATCCTTGCTCTCTTATATATACTCTGCTCCACCTTTGAAG CTAAAACAAAATGGATGGGTTGGAAACTTTGCACTGGGAGCAAGCTACATCAGTTTACCATG GTGGGCTGGACAAGCATTGTTTGGCACTCTTACACCAGACGTTGTCGTTCTAACACTCTTGTACAGCATAGCTGGG TTGGGAATAGCCATTGTTAATGACTTCAAAAGTGTTGAAGGAGACAGAGCAATGGGCCTTCAGTCTCTCCCTGTAGCTTTTGGCACTGAAGCTGCAAAATGGATTTGCGTTGGTGCGATAGACGTTACTCAGCTCTCTGTTGCCG GATACCTATTAGCATCTGGCAAACCTTATTATGCGTTGGCGTTGCTTGCTTTGATCATTCCACAGATTGTGTTCCAGGTAAAGACATATTACAGTGTCATATCCAAACTCAGCTACATTCTTGTCACTCGTTTGATTATTACTTACTCTTCTTCAAACTTCAGTTTAAATACTTTCTCAAGGACCCTGTCAAATACGACGTCAAGTACCAG GCTAGCGCACAGCCGTTCTTGGTGCTTGGCATATTCGTTACGGCATTAG
- the LOC106367678 gene encoding ERBB-3 BINDING PROTEIN 1 isoform X2 — protein MSSDDERDEKELDLTSPEVVTKYKSAAEIVNKALQVVLAECKPKAKIVDICEKGDAFIKEQAGSMYKNAKKKIDRGVAFPTCVSVNNTVGHFSPLASDETLLEEGDMVKIDMGCHIDGFIALVAHTHVIQEGPVTGRKADVIAAANTAAEVALRLVRPGKKNHAVTEAIQKVAEAYDCKIVEGVISHQMKQNVIDASKSFLSVSTPETRVDDAEFEENEVYAIDIVASTGDGKPKLIDEKQTTVYKKDAAVNYQLKMKASRFIISEIKEKFPHMPFTARSLEEKRARLGLVECVNHGHLQPYPVLYEKPGDFVAQIKFTVLLMPNGSDRITSHALQELQPTKTVDDPEIKGWLALGIKKKKGGGKKKKAKKAGEASTEAEPMEASSTAQE, from the exons ATGAGTTCAGACGATGAGAGAGACGAGAAGGAGCTGGATCTCACCTCCCCTGAAGTCGTCACCAAGTACAAGAGCGCCGCTGAGATTGTCAACA AGGCGTTACAGGTGGTCTTAGCTGAATGCAAGCCAAAAGCAAAGATTGTCGATATCTGCGAGAAAGGAGACGCCTTTATCAAAGA gcaagcAGGGAGCATGTACAAGAATGCCAAGAAGAAGATTGATCGAGGCGTCGCGTTTCCCACATGTGTTTCCGTTAACAACACTGTTGGTCATTTCTCTCCCCTCGCCAGCGACGAGACTTTGTTGGAAGAGGGCGATATGGTCAAAAT TGATATGGGATGCCATATTGATGGGTTCATTGCACTTGTTGCACACACACATGTTATCCAAGAAGGACCTGTTACTGGACGCAAAGCTGATGTTATTGCAGCTGCTAATACTGCCGCTGAAGTTGCCTTGAGGCTCGTACGTCCTGGGAAGAAG AACCATGCTGTCACTGAAGCTATTCAGAAGGTGGCTGAAGCTTATGACTGCAAAATTGTGGAAGGGGTTATTTCCCACCAGATGAAACAAAACGTGATAGATGCAAGCAAGAGTTTCCTAAGTGTATCCACTCCAGAAACGAGGGTTGACGATGCTGAGTTTGAGGAGAATGAAGTCTATGCAATAGATATTGTGGCAAGCACTGGTGATGGCAAG CCAAAGCTTATAGACGAGAAGCAAACAACTGTTTACAAGAAGGATGCGGCTGTTAACTATCAGTTGAAGATGAAGGCCTCCAGATTCATAATCAGCGAGATTAAAGAGAAGTTCCCCCATATGCCATTCACTGCAAG ATCACTTGAGGAGAAGAGGGCACGTCTTGGACTTGTGGAGTGTGTGAACCATGGTCATCTACAGCCATATCCTGTTCTTTACGAGAAGCCTG GTGATTTTGTTGCCCAGATTAAATTCACAGTTTTACTGATGCCAAATGGATCAGACAGGATCACTTCACATGCACTTCAAGAGCTTCAACCTACGAAAACCGTCGATGACCCTGAGATCAAAGGGTGGTTAGCCTTGggtatcaagaagaagaagggtggtggaaagaagaagaaag CGAAGAAGGCAGGAGAGGCCTCAACTGAGGCTGAGCCAATGGAAGCAAGTAGCACTGCTCAAGAATGA